Sequence from the Cucurbita pepo subsp. pepo cultivar mu-cu-16 chromosome LG02, ASM280686v2, whole genome shotgun sequence genome:
TGGAAAGTGATCATTCAACTTTCCCTCCGCTACTTCTTGGGCTGCTTGCATAATAGCTTTCCCAATGGTTGGATCAAGACCGTATTCCATGTTTACCTACAAAAATAGACTCGCGATGAACAGTCCGACTTTGCCTCAGTTGCAAAACACAAGCTGTAGCACAGAGAACTAAACATCACATTCCgccaaatttgaaatgaatagACCTTAGCAGCACACTTTTTAAGGACGCCAAAGGCACGAATTATAGGATCAGGCATTCGCTCACGGTCTCCTCCAATTTCGAAGTTCTGCAACGATCTCTGCGTTTGAGCTCCCCATAATCTAGAAGTCAAACaacatatttcataaaaaCTCATTCCCCTACCATTACCACAATTTCCTCAGGAAAAATCGAACACACAAAGCAATTACTAGTAAAGTAAATCCAAAAACCAGATGAACGAGAGAAACGAACCTATCGGAGGGAACGTTGATCGGTCCAAACGTATCTCTTTCCTCGCGAAAAGCCGTGGAGTATGATCTAGTAGCGTAACGCGCCATTCCAAAGAGTTGCGAAGACGAAGATCGCCGGGACAGAACATACAAGGCCGCCATTCTTCTGAGCTAAAAGCCAATATTAGTTTGGGgaagaagaatgagagagCGATCTTGCAAGTACAAGAGCAAACTCTGTAACAATGATTATGAAGAAGATGGAATCCTCGATGGGAGGAATGGACGGAGATAAGGCGCCGGAAGAAATGGCAGGTAACGTCACAGCTTTCGAGGTGTCTGTAAAAGAATACCGAAATGTTTGGTAAGTGAAAACGGAACTAGCTTTCATGGCTGCGCGCCTACCTGAGATCGGAATTTTCTTCCTTCGGCCCAATTAAACGGCCCAATAACGGCCCACCAAATCGCCAAATCACacatttttttccctaaattaataaaaaaattcataaattttatatattgtttccaaaaaaatactattattgaatttaaaaatatttttttaattatttgaaaagttcaataatatttttgaaacaggTAAGATACTCTTGAAATTTAGACCAACTTCTCTATCGAAAATAGTCATATACAATAAGACAGTAAAAACAGGTAGATAGTTGTATACACGAGAGAATTATATCAGTTAAAATTGTATATAATAAACCGAACCATAAATACGTACTTCTGCTATCTGTATTTCTGTATGTAATGTCATTAAtataaacctttagccaaGTTTCTGTAAGCATTTTCTCTTatgttcttatatttttcttttgttcttctataattttttgtattcatctagatcgagggTGCGTTTTAGGGTGAATAGGGTGAAGTAACTCACAATcaatacaaaagaaagaaattaaaaaagcaACTGTaattattgcttttttttcaCTGTTACAGTAATTAATTACAACAAACAAAAGggataaaaaatggaaatcaaCACTCCCTCACAcgttaaagaataaaaaaaatgattttaatttttaatttttaatttttttttttactgttttctATTTCCAGTTCTGCGTTTATCAGCAGAAGCAGGCTGTCGTCTCCCATTTCTGTGGAGTGGAAGGGCAACCCCATTTGATGATATCATCTTCTgtgaaggtgaaggagaaggGCTCATTGAAGAACTCAACTTCTTGCTGCTGCATGCAAATCATCAAAAACATTCAAGAATTCCATTAAAACAAGCCATAATATGaagacaagaagaagaaccatAGCTAATAGCTATAGAAGAACAGTATGGCTACCTTAACAATTCTGGGCTCTTTAggggctgctgctgctgctgctgctgctttcCACCACCGTTCGGCTTCTTCGTTTTCGATCCGATTCCGTTGCCTATGCTTGCAGCAAGTTTGGAGTGTTTGAATTGCCAGAGCAAATCTGGCTCAGATGAGTCGCTTGTTCCTGCATCGTCTATATCATCATTCCCAATCATGTTGAATCTGTTAGCTCCTCCTGTTAGCATGCTGTATCCTTGTTCTGTGTACAGTTTGGAGGAGTCTTGAAGGTATTTCTGGTAGAATATATCATTTAAGTGACCATTTTCTGCTTCCCAGCacccctcctcctcctccaatGGATTCTCAACTCGGTTCATGTCTATTACTTTGTCAACCCACTCACCTGAGGCCGTGTCTTTATCGTCCTCGCCGTAGTTCAGGCAAGGGCTACTAACCGGCGGCCATGGTGGTGAGTTAGCCAACAGCTCAGCCATGTCAAAGCTTTGCCTCTTCTGTCTCAATGCAGAGTTACTGTGAAACTGGACCATTGACATTAAGGTACATTTTCAAGTTAGAGTAATGCAAACCAAATATAAAGGCAGAAATCATCTATCAAATGACCGATggtgttgggagggagtcccacgttggctaattaacaagggtataatttatttgagggctccagagaaagagTCGTGACTCGGTTAAGGGGAGCCTATTTGAGGCAACCACGTCCCCTTTGGTATGAAGTCTTTTGgggaaatcaaaagcaaacccaccagagtttatgctcatagtggacatatcataccattgtggacgttcgtgattcctaataaCACATCTGAAAAACACTTACGAAATTTTTCActaaactatatttttatagAAAGGTTTTGGCCAATAAGTGGCTCATTGGCACAGAACATAGTGTTTTCCTGCATTTCATCTAAGCAAAGAATGATCACAAGAGCTATGTTGACTATTTTGAACAAATGCCTCATTTGATAGGGAAGAAATACCTCGATGTTGCCTACGTCGTCCATAGGTCGACGACGGATAGCATTTTCGACCAACACATCGGCATCCTGACTTCTAGGCAGGCAAGGTGATAACTCACTAGCTTTTGCCTTGAATTTCTCTGAGTTCCCAGAAACATGGAGCTGGATTTGTTGTGGTGTCCCCTCTTTCCTCGCAAGTGCTGCCTTTAAACTTGCAATCTGAAATGCAGTTAAGTTTCCACTTGATAAACACGAATAGAAAAAGCTTGCAAAAACATGCTTAAAGATTAGATGAGACCAAATGTCAAATCAAAACCTGTTCTTTGAGCTCTTTAACATCTGAAGTATCCTTGTTGACTCGAGCAGAACCGAGTTCGACCGTGGCAACTCGCTCTGCAAATTTAAGCGTGCTTAACGTCTCTCCAATAGCATCAGGTTCCGGGCTTATATGAACAAACATCAATGTCTTGGCTTGCCCACCTAAACAGATacaaaaaagtttcaaattctGAGTCAACCTAAGAGGGAGAGACAGATATATATCCTATGTAGACTTTCATCTTACCAAGTGAATCTTGAAGAAGTTGTGTCAGTTTGCTATTTCTGTAAGGGACATGGGGATTCTTCTGTGCAAGAGAAGCAATCACATCACCTAGAGCAGACAGAGATTTATTGATATACTGTGCCTCTTTCAGTCTATCTCCTGTCACCTCAGACTTGTCAACTCTTTCACTTCCTGCCAAGTCTACAAGATGCATACAGCCACGGAGAATGGCTCCAGATGTCAAATCTTTTCCTTGTACGTGAACAGTCAAGCAACTACAAAATGATTTGAATGGAAGTTAGCTTGGTGGCTGGTGAAGCCATACACATTCTCAATGCTACACAAGATATATGGATATCTTACCTATGGGAACGGCTACTACGGTCGTTTAGCGCTGTCGCCCCTACGGCACGGTTCCTTTGGCCAAGGTTCATAAGGTTAATGACATCTGAAGTTGATGATACGCTTACAAGACTAGCATCTGGTACACTAAGTCCATTTTGAGAACTATTGCGGATTTCTAATGTAAAAATAGTTAAGGAAAGCATTTGATAGAAGCATCATAAAAGTATTATTGAATTTGTCTAGACTCTGGAACTATAAACAAGGCAGGTTCAACTTTTAAGCTGATAGTGCATCCAATTGAGTATTACTTAAGTGTatgtgtaacaacccaagtccaccgctagcagatattgtccttttcgggctttccctttcgaacttgGGACACTAGGCAGCGGGGATAGATTGGGGGGTCTCaaattgattggagaaggaaacgagtgtcagcgaggatgctgggccctgaaggagggtgtggattgtgagatcccatatcggttggagaagggaacgaagcactttttataagggtgtggaaacctctcctagtagacgcattttaaaatcttgagaagaAACTCGAAatgaaaagcctaaagagaacaatatctgctagcggtggggggtttgggctgttacaaaagacgcgttttaaaattttgagggaaaactcggaaggggaagtccaaagaagacaaaatcTACTAGTGgatttgggctattacaatatGACTTGCAATCGCCAAATTCATCAACTACTTGGTTTTCATGAACAGAGTGCAATAGGATGCAAATATAATTAACTCAAGAACAAACAAGATTAATTGTGAAGGATATCTTTTATTAGTTCCATCAGTGACAAGAAGATCCCGGACTTGCTCGTTATAAATCTCAATCATCTGAACAGAAACATCATAACGATAGGTCTCCTTTCTTTGATCTGCTATAAGGAACAAATCTCCCAATGCTCTATAATTTACTCCTTGGCTCTTCTCTGTTAGCTCTTTTGGCCCAGTCTAAGCATGTCAATGAAAGAAATGAGCACATATCTGAATTTCACACGCTCTTTCTTTTAAGATGTAAATTTAAAGTCCTTATACATACCATAGTAAAAGTTTTCCCTGATCCTGTTTGTCCATATGCAAAAATGCAAACATTGTATCCATCAAGAACAGACCGAATGAGTGGCTGCATATCGGCGAACACGCCCACTGTGATAGAAAGAGAGCACATTGTCAAAATATGTGTTAAAGAATTCATGATCCttcaaaaatttaagtttCATCAACCTTGTGTAGCAGATGGACCAAATACTTTGTTGAAGCTGAAGGATCTCTGTCCCTTCCCGTGCTTCGATGGGGCGTTAACAGTAATATTTCCATCTTCTATGTGATCCACAACACTTGAATAATTTGATTGACCAGACAAAAAGGGCCTAACTCTGCAGTAAACTCTTATGCTACCTGGTCATCACAAGAcccaaatatttataatcctCAACGTAAATGTAACatccagatattgtcctctttgggatttttcttttgggattccctcaaggttttaaaacgcgtctactcgggagaggtttccacatcgattagagaggggaacgagtgccagcgaggacgtttgGCCCCGAAGCATACTTTGGTGGATTGTGGgaccccacatcggttagagagggaaacgaaacattctttataagagtgtggaaaccttttcttagtatacgtgttttaaaatcttgagggaaagtccagaAGGAAAAagtcaaagaggacaatatctgctagcaatggggCTTGAGGTATTACAATAAAATGCACAGAAAATCGAAAGCTTTAGCTTATATGACCAGTGATGCAAATTACCCTTGAGATCCTGCACTTGATTGTATAGCTTACGGTTTTCCATGAGAACTTTATGATATCCAGAAGCAGCATGAGCAAGACTATGTACATGCATACCTACATaaagaaaaagctcaaaaTTAGAAGTGAGATAAAAAGCTATCTACTCCCCGATGAAATTTGTCCAATAATCCTACCGAGGTTGTGGAACTCTTCACTAAATTTTACTTGCATGAACTGCATTCCAACTTTTGCAGCGTGTAGTTTATGTTTTAGATcctaaaacaataatttaaaattagtatgAACATGGTGAACGATAACTAAAAACAGGGTTGAAGTATACAAACTCGATCAAAAGGTCAGAGACTTGAATTCCTGCTCCTAGGTGTTcttgaagttaaaaaaaaatgttactaTATACCTGAACGTCCTTTTGTTGCCGATCGAAAATCATTTGCTGCTTTAAGAGCAGGCTCTTTGACTGCTCCTCATATATACTGCTTCCATGGATAAGTTCATTCTTTTCCATCGCTTTGGAGTTAAGTTCCTCTGCCTATAGAAAGAGTGAACAGTGATTCATAAAATTCAGCAATACTCCATTTGTAGGCTATGTGAGTATAACAAAAAGGATAGACTCCACACCCTTTTAGCACCAAAAGCTGATTTGAAGAGCGACTTGTTGCCCAGTGATGGAGCAGCAACCACATCTTTTGGGTTTGCTTTTGTCTGTAGTGTAGAACAGTAGAGAAATAAACAAACTGTGAAGCCATAAATGAAACAAGATTTTTGAATCTACATACCAGTTCAAGGCTGGAAAAGCGATTCTCAACTTCATCCACAAGCTTGCTGAGCAATGATTCAACCAACTATAAAAAGATAGAGCATATAGTTTAGAAAAAGTTGAGGACACGTTCATGTAACACAAAATAGAACATTAAGCTAGTTATGTTCTAAGACCAAGCATTGTGGAGGATTGTTGGTGgggagtctcacatcggctaattaaggggttgatcatgggtttataagtaagaaatactatctccaacGGTAATGAGGTCTTTtagggaagcctaaagcaaagccatgagagtttatactcaaagtggacaatatcataccaccgTAAagagtcatgattcctaacattgtATCAGAACCATGTCCTTAACTTAGCTAaatcaatagaattctcaaatgtcgaacaaagaattgtgagcctcgaaggtgttgtcaaaagtgactcaagtatcAAATAactggtgtactttgttcgagggctccaaagaaggagttgagcctcgattaaggggagactgttcAAGGGCTCGATAAGTCTCAGCAGAGGCTCTATGGTattactttgttcaaggagaggattgttggtggagagtctcacatcggctaactAAGGgattgatcatgggtttataagcaaagaatactatctccttTGGTACGAGGCCccacaaagtcatgagagcttatgcttaaagtggacaatatcatattattgtaaagagtcgtgattcctaaccacACCAACTCATTCTAGGAAGAAAGCTACTGGTCAAGAAACCAGAACATTTTCGGTCATTACCGTAGGGATTTCTTCAGGTCGTTTATCCGTCAAAAGTGCACGAATGAGCGAGGAGCGAGAACTAGACTGCTACAATGAACAATTGACAAGAAACAAACACTAGAGTTTAAAAGAAgcttaaacaaaataaacatgagaaacaaacaaacaaacaaacaacgTAAGATTGAAACAAACCACATTGGAAGGATTGAAAGATTTGTCATTCAAAGAGGAAGTTCTAGACAAGGAATTCGTGAATGGTTCTGAATTCTTCCTCACAAAGGACTTAGTAGCGGAGACAGTAGCAGGTTTAACATTCCCACCGAATTTCCAAACTCCATAGCCCCCACCACGTTTCCACTCGCCATAAGATTTAAGTGCAAGAACAGTATTAACAACTCTAGCAGACGTACCTCCctgaaaaaacaaccaaaacttATCATCAAAGGACCCTTTTCAAGAACTCAATGAcactttttcttcctctctttaaACATACTTGCTCTAGATCAGATGCCTCAAACGTAGGAACTCCCATCTCCTGTATAGCAACAAGGAAATTCCTCACATTCTCAAAATACTGAAATGCTGAGAGCGCAGCTCCATCAGGGATGAGGGCAGAATCGCAAGGACTTTCAACCACCTAACAATTGTTTTTGGGAAGAACACAGATGTGAATTTGGcctaaaaacattaaaacaacCCAAATTTGGATTTGGCTCACCTTAGGCACAGCTCCTGGTTGAACCTTATTCAGTACATTGCAGAGAATAATCCCACTTCTTAATCCAAGCCTAAACTCTTCCTCTGATGGTTCAGCCGGCAAATCTTTAGCTGCAACAACTCCGATCATCTTTCTCAGCCACNaaaaaaaaaaaaaaaaaaaaaaaaaaaaaaaaaaaaaaaaaaaaaaaaaaaaaaggatcgCAAATTCTTATCATCCGTTTCTAAATATAGTAATAAAGATACTCAAATTGTTCTTGTTGGTAGAATGTATATTCAAACATCTTTCTCTTTGAAAATCGATTTCCGAACTGATTCATCCGATTCCAAAGATTTgggaaaaagaagattagAAAAAATCAGAGTTACCAGCTTCCTCTGCTCTTCGAGATTCCAAATCGAAACCTCCTCCTCCATCACCAAGACGATTTCCATGTTGTTGAAGAACATCTTCGACCACAGACGCCACTGAAAACAACATTGTTCTTTCCATCTTTTTACACAGAAACAGAACTCCCCGAAAAGAGTATCAAATTCTATACCCAATTTCAACAAACTGCATCAGAATTTGGGCTTCTTCTGGAATCATAGATCCGCAAGAAAAAACGAGCAGAGTGGCGATCTTCTGTTGAAGTTGTTGTTGGTGGTGGCGGTAATGGAAAATTGGGTTGATGGGTAATGGAGTTTGTTGGCATTTCTTTGCTATCAGTTCTTCATTGCCTCACGcttttttgcttttgcttttcctctctctctctctctatctgtAATTCCTATGCCTTTGATACTCTGTACTGCTTTTCTGCTTTCCGAAGCTGTATCCGAAGCTGTATCCGAGCCTAGTGCTAAGCCTCCACCTAACGGCTCTTTAACGCGCGGGCCGGCAATTCTTTTAATCTTTGTTTTTGGAACTAAATGggaatttaaaattgagaCGTCCATGGTGCTGATTTTTTTGCCGCACCACGTGTCACGTGAATAATGCTGTGATTTTGCCACGTAGGATTATTTCCTtgcaattaattaatttgtcgtttttaatttttaaattcaatttaaaattttatatataatagaatttttaattttatatctaaattatagatttaacctttacaaatttaaattttaattaaggactaaacttataatttaattatatttaatacatcATAACTTTAGTCCTGTCTTACCGCGTAACACATAGTTAAACTAATTGTTATCTAATTAATGAGCCGACTTCAACTGGAAAGCCTAATTAATCGactaaatatcaaaatatattatcttaATGTCCTTTTAATTACTTGCTTCcttaataattaattccattactttataattttttaccttttttggATTGTGACATTAAGCCAAATTAATGGGAAGTCTTTGTGTATGGTATATGCTTAAATGTAAAGTTAAAGTTTGGTTATaattctaattaaattattgttacatcgaataattttttttatgatagtTTATAAATTGGGGATTTAATGTCGaggaaatttagaatttaatattttttagattaNaaaaaaaaaaaaaaaaaaaaaaaaaaaaaaaactttaaacaaaattgatttaagTCATTGTTAATGATGATAGtagtaataatttttctacatATTCCTTGCCTATTAATATGTTAccatatataataatttgacttttaattaaatataaatatgctgatatttttgtgatataattgtaattacagataaaaaataattgtaattagACACGATTACATGGAGACAAGATTTCATACGAGTATATTAAGATTTGTACATTTGTCTGTTGAAcacgaaaaataataattttttatatttattcaaaattgcTACTGTGAATAACTAAAAAGAATGGTGTATCTTGTTGATATAGAtaataactttcattttctttaaacattttttagtcttaatattcttaatttatttattaaaatatatagagtaaatttaatttaatatttaataatttgtaaagatatttattaataaaaactttattgaaaacttcattttaaattttgaagtttgaaaaataaataaataaaaactatagaAATTAACCAATTTAAAATCGAACGTCCATTTGATTGATACGACAGAAATTGACTTTGTTTATCCAAATCTTATTGTCCTTATATTCttagttttattatatttttcaatcttatattttattaaatattcgatgaaaatattaattaaacatacatttatttatttaaatcaaatttaaaaatatttgatgtattttcgagactaattttaaaaaagtactataattatttcaaaaatgatCTACGATTTAGTTAGCGGGTTTCCACgagttttataatttaaaaattaaaaaaatcatttaaaaaaactattgtaacaaatttaaatgcaaTTAAAGGGTGTGACaactgtatttttttttcattaaagttttaatattattgaaattttattttatctctaaCACAAACTTCAAtaagttttgaatttattatgaatttcaaAGCTAACATTATTGTAAAATAATTGTAGTATAGTTTACGTATGTATAATTTCATTAACCGATCTTTGatattataaatgttttaattaaatttttatatgatataaaatgtaataaaatatcttaTGCTTAGAACAATATTATCTCTAAGTTATAATTAAACTCATGTAGCTTTTGAACTTATggtattaaatattataatgcaaactttaaatgaaataatgcaTAAAGAGTTGTTGTAAAATAATTGTAGTATAATTCatttagtaattttaaaaccataccTTAATTGATATGGATGTATTATTTTTCACTTATTATAGCGTGTATATAATTAAAGTATAagtatttgttattattattttttttttttcagaaagtctctaaattttaaaatttttataataaatatcaattGTCTTCGtataacatattttatatgtattttctaaaagtaattgatctattagacataaatttgaattatttatttaataaaattttaaacggTCATAACGTACTAAGAAgggagtaggttgtgaccctgaCATAAGAAGACAAGGTGGCGTTCTTCAAGTGGTGCCCATCCGACACGTATCATGATGCGACTGAGGAGGATagtgcatcatctaacacaccaaAGAGATGTACATTGAAGCTAAGATGAGGCATAATCAAGATGTAGTTAACAATTAGACAAAAAGTGACAAAGATATGCTTGATAAATGGTTAGGGGCTCAGGCCTTAACCTTGAAATCAAGATTCTGGAAGGAGTTTAGGCATGCGGCTCTGGAGTTAAGCTCATCCATGTTAAATATGAATGCTCATCGCGAACAACGTTCCACAAGACCGTATGACTATTTTgccaaaattatgtctatttCTGCCAGACAAAAAATGTTTGAGAATGTACCTCAGGGGGAGGCATGGTGTCAGTTCTCTACCACTCGTGAGCCATGTGATCTAAGCGAGCTACCATGCTGCACATACGTGTGTTACAACGAGGTCGAGACAAAAAATGTTTGAGAATGTACCTTAGGGAGAGGCATGGTGTCAGTTCTCTACAACTTGTGAGTCATGTGATCTAAGCGAGCTACCATGCTGCACATACATGTGTTACAACGAGGTCGAGACAAAAAATGGTTGAGAATGTACCTTAGGGGGAGACATGGTATCAGTTCTCTACCACTCGTGAGCCATGTGATCTAAGCGAGCTACCATGCAGCACATACGTGTGTTACAACGAGGTCAAGCGTTGCGAGACAAAGTCTCGAGCAACTTCCTTTAAAACGGAATTTTCAAGTCACAGATAATTGAATATACATGCACGGACAACGTGTGTGGCTGAACAAACTTGAATTCCATAAGAGTTAGGTTCAGTTGGCAAGAGAGAATCTCACCTAAGATCTGACAAAGCCACATATCATCCCGAAAAATATGAATGAGGCTTGAGTTTCCCTTAAGGCTTGTTACTAagactataatttttttttcttaaacagATAATAAAACCCCATCAAGAATGAATTCAAttccaaattatatttttttaaaaaaaaaaaaattaaaagtgatGGCATTTCCAGGTTACAATTGTCAATTGAGCCTAAATATATTCATTGTccataaagttcaaatttttggttCGTTGTTGTATCCAGCTAGCTTCGGATTCCGTGGGACCCCCATCGAGGGTTGTACGTGGACCCATGTCACGCttcagtttttttcttttcttttactacGAGACATACTTACACCAATCAGAGCTTGACAAGTGGTAAAAACCCTCCGAGCTGCTTACATGTCATGGCTTCTTCCAGTTCGAGTTGACCTTATTTTTATAGATATGAGGTTTTTACCGCTTAAATATAAGATTTTTACCGCTTAGACATGTTGAAATATTGTTTTAGttaaatatactttttccTATTCTAAAAGTCCCAAATAATTTACAATCTTTAAAGTCATgaattttcaaccaaaaagGGAAATCGACCTTTTCTACCCTCCCGCAAACAATAGcaaagagagaggaatgatATGATTAAGGGGCAATTTTGGGtgtgattaaaaataattaattgttgtATTATGATtgagaaataataattaaagaaagaaagaaaagaaaagaaaaaggtaattAATACActtaattaaatgattttaatcaTATACTATAGATT
This genomic interval carries:
- the LOC111789255 gene encoding kinesin-like protein KIN-14I, producing the protein MIGVVAAKDLPAEPSEEEFRLGLRSGIILCNVLNKVQPGAVPKVVESPCDSALIPDGAALSAFQYFENVRNFLVAIQEMGVPTFEASDLEQGGTSARVVNTVLALKSYGEWKRGGGYGVWKFGGNVKPATVSATKSFVRKNSEPFTNSLSRTSSLNDKSFNPSNVQSSSRSSLIRALLTDKRPEEIPTLVESLLSKLVDEVENRFSSLELTKANPKDVVAAPSLGNKSLFKSAFGAKRAEELNSKAMEKNELIHGSSIYEEQSKSLLLKQQMIFDRQQKDVQDLKHKLHAAKVGMQFMQVKFSEEFHNLGMHVHSLAHAASGYHKVLMENRKLYNQVQDLKGSIRVYCRVRPFLSGQSNYSSVVDHIEDGNITVNAPSKHGKGQRSFSFNKVFGPSATQVGVFADMQPLIRSVLDGYNVCIFAYGQTGSGKTFTMTGPKELTEKSQGVNYRALGDLFLIADQRKETYRYDVSVQMIEIYNEQVRDLLVTDGTNKRLEIRNSSQNGLSVPDASLVSVSSTSDVINLMNLGQRNRAVGATALNDRSSRSHSCLTVHVQGKDLTSGAILRGCMHLVDLAGSERVDKSEVTGDRLKEAQYINKSLSALGDVIASLAQKNPHVPYRNSKLTQLLQDSLGGQAKTLMFVHISPEPDAIGETLSTLKFAERVATVELGSARVNKDTSDVKELKEQIASLKAALARKEGTPQQIQLHVSGNSEKFKAKASELSPCLPRSQDADVLVENAIRRRPMDDVGNIEFHSNSALRQKRQSFDMAELLANSPPWPPVSSPCLNYGEDDKDTASGEWVDKVIDMNRVENPLEEEEGCWEAENGHLNDIFYQKYLQDSSKLYTEQGYSMLTGGANRFNMIGNDDIDDAGTSDSSEPDLLWQFKHSKLAASIGNGIGSKTKKPNGGGKQQQQQQQPLKSPELLSKKLSSSMSPSPSPSQKMISSNGVALPLHRNGRRQPASADKRRTGNRKQ